One window of Synergistaceae bacterium genomic DNA carries:
- a CDS encoding cytidine deaminase — protein sequence MNRHVSNETTVKLLDAAKAAREAAYAPYSDFPVGAAVLFADGEIISGCNVENSSYGLSICAERNAMSSAVTRGYNNPIAIAIAGGRGMPCPPCGACRQFLAEFNENMDVIIEDINGFVVYKLSELLPLHFNLQSGREKK from the coding sequence ATGAATAGGCATGTTTCTAATGAGACGACCGTAAAACTTCTTGACGCTGCTAAGGCTGCAAGGGAAGCGGCCTATGCGCCTTACTCTGATTTTCCGGTAGGAGCCGCGGTTCTTTTTGCGGACGGGGAAATCATTTCCGGGTGTAATGTGGAAAACAGCAGTTATGGGCTGTCAATATGCGCGGAAAGGAATGCCATGTCCTCAGCGGTGACCAGGGGGTACAATAACCCGATAGCCATAGCGATAGCAGGAGGACGCGGCATGCCCTGCCCTCCCTGCGGTGCCTGCAGGCAGTTTTTAGCGGAATTTAACGAGAATATGGATGTTATCATAGAAGACATAAACGGCTTTGTCGTTTATAAGCTAAGTGAGCTGTTGCCGCTTCATTTTAATTTGCAGAGCGGGAGGGAGAAGAAATGA
- the ybeY gene encoding rRNA maturation RNase YbeY translates to MKVLIYTDWTGKSDTRPGCIDGLFIRKLEKIFLSALKDKNCIPVTVRDVEISLTCVDANKMAELNSGYREIDSPTDVLSFPLWEVDSSFIPPSDWEILPIGDIIVCPEIIAGNAAENGRGFDEELVLVISHGLLHLIGFDHDTEEREDEMWKEQDEMVRAFFSVTDDHE, encoded by the coding sequence ATGAAAGTTCTGATTTACACAGATTGGACAGGTAAATCGGATACTAGGCCGGGCTGTATAGATGGACTGTTTATCAGAAAGCTGGAGAAGATTTTTTTATCGGCGCTTAAAGATAAAAACTGCATTCCTGTTACAGTCCGGGACGTTGAGATCTCTTTGACCTGCGTCGATGCCAATAAAATGGCCGAACTTAACAGCGGATACAGGGAGATAGATTCTCCGACTGATGTGCTCTCATTCCCGCTCTGGGAGGTCGATTCAAGCTTCATTCCCCCATCGGACTGGGAAATACTGCCCATAGGCGATATTATTGTCTGCCCTGAGATCATAGCGGGCAACGCAGCGGAAAACGGCAGAGGTTTTGATGAAGAACTTGTCCTTGTAATTTCCCATGGACTTCTGCATCTCATAGGATTTGACCACGATACGGAAGAACGCGAAGACGAAATGTGGAAAGAGCAGGATGAAATGGTCCGAGCTTTCTTTTCTGTAACCGATGATCATGAATAG